The Stigmatella ashevillena genomic sequence GCGCTTTGTCCGTGAAGGCGTGGCCCACCCGGCAGCCGAAGCGCAGCTGGCCCTGCTCGTCCTGCTCGAAGAGCACGCCCCCACAGTCCGGGCAGGAGAAGTGCGAAGGATGGCCCTCGGCCGGGGGCGTGTTGACGGCTTTTGGATCCCCCTTCAGCTTGCCCACCTCCCGCTTGAGGTCCAGGGAAGAACGCGCCTTGGGCACCTTGGCCACCTTGGGCACCAGACTCCGGGCCAGCCGGCGCAACAGCGCTCCCATCCCCGCGAGCGGCACGCAGTGATCCACCTTCAGATGCTCCAGCGCGCTGCGAGGCATGTCCGGGCAGTAGGCGTCCTTGGGATCCTGCACTACCGTCAACCCGCCTTGCATTTGAATGGCCAGCAACCCGGCGGTGCCACAGTCCATGGCCCCGGTGAGCACCACCCCCACCACGCGCGGGCCATAGGCGAGCGCCGCCGAACGGAAGAGCGGATCCACCGCGGGCCGGTGGTTGTTCTCCCGGGGTCCCTTCACCACGCGCACCAGGCCCTCCTCCACCAGCAGATGCCGGTCATTGGGTGCGACGTAGATACGGCCACTCGTCAACCGCTCCCCGTCCCTCGGATGGACAGCAGGCAAGGAGCCAGCCCGGGAGAGCAAGTCCGGCAGGACGCTGCGATGGCCGGCGGAGATGTGCAGGACGATGCAGACCGCCGCAGGGAAGTCCCTGGGAAGCTGTTCCACCAAGGCCATGAGCGCTTCGACGCCCCCCATCGAGGCACCGATGACGATGAGATCGTGCTTGTCACGTCGAGCCATGCAATGGGCCCCTCCAGAGGGCGCCCTCGAAACTTGGGGATTCCCCCGACGTTATGGGCGTCCTTTTCCAGCAGGGTGCTGCTTGCTCGCTTGCAAGCTCTCCTGGATTTCAGGAGCTTCTTTTCCGCCATCGTCTTCGGGTTCAACGCGATTAACGAAAAGTTACCGTATCAACGGTTACACGGTTATCACGGGGAGTGTTGCTTGCATCCCGGCCTCGGCGGCTTCTTGTGCCCCCCCCCTTCAACATGGTCGGTCAGACAGGCCATACTCTCGATGTTGCGTCAGCGCCCTGGTCTCACGGAGAGATGAGGGTGGGCTGACCTCAACCCTGCCCCTTGGGGGAATGACATGTCGGAAACCAAGATCCGAATCCTCGTCGTGGACGACGATCAGGATCAGCTCGTGCTGGCCGAGCGCACGCTCTCGGCATACGGCTTTGATGTTCGCACGCACCGCTCATCGTTGGGCGTGTCCAACCTGGTGCGCTCCGCCGCGCCGGACCTGGTGCTGCTGGACGTGAACATCCCCGCGCTGAGCGGGGACAAGGTGCTGTCGTTGGCGCGCGCGCAGGCGCCGCTGGGCACCAAGTTCATCCTGTACTCGGCCTCGGATGAGTCCAAGTTGCGCTCCCTGGCGCTGTCCTCGGGAGCCGACGGCTACATCTCGAAGAGTGTCCAGGGCGCGGACCTGGCCAAGAAGCTGACGGACCTCTACAAGCGGGGCCGCACGGCGGCACCCGCGGGCACCGCGCCTCACGCCCTCAACAAATAGGCGCGCCACGGCGGATGCCGGGCGCTCCGCTCAGGCCAGCAGGTCGGCGACTTCCATGTAGACGGCGCGGAAGTCGCCCTTGGCGCTGATGAGCTTCAGGTTGTGCATCAACCCGCCGGTGGAGCGGAAGAACATCACCCCTTCGGCGGGCGGGCGGATCTTCAGGAAGCGGCCCGCGTTCTGGGTGAAGTGCCGCCGCATGTCCCGGTTGATCTCACACGCCCCGAAGTCATACGCCTCCGAGCGCATGGGCCGGCCGACGATGGCCAGCAGCTCGCGGATGAGCGCCTCGGCCTCCTCCTCGGGCAGCTCCACGGTGAAGCCCACCTCGCGGCTCAGGCCCAGCACGTCCATGGGCTCCCGCTTCATGGCCTGGAGGAACATGAGGCGGTTGGCGTCCACGAAGCGCTCCGAGAAGCTCTTGATGGAGCCGAAATCCAGAAGCCCCAGGCGCCCATCCTTCATCACCATGAAGTTGCCCGGGTGCGGATCCGCGTGGATTTCGCCCGCGAAGAAGAACGGGCCGTAGATGGCGCGGATGAGCTGGCGCGCCACGCGGAAGCGCTCCTCGGCGGAGGGCTCCGTCACCACCCAGTCCTTGAGCGTCTGGCCCTCCAGCAGCTCCAGCGTCAGCACGCGCCCGGAGGTGTGCGACTCAATCACCTCGGGCACCTTGAGATCCGGCAGCCGCTCCACGCCGCGCACGAAGTTCTGGCAGAGCCGGGCCTCGCGCCGGTAGTCCAGCTCCAGGAGCATCTCCTCGCGCAGCTCCTGGAAGTAGGCCGTGCCGTCGATCCGCTTGGCGGCCTTGGAGACGGTCTTCACCACCAAGCCCAGGTTGTCCAAGTCCCCCTGGAGCGACTCGCCCACCCCGGGGTACTGCACCTTCACCACCACCGGGCGGCCATCCTCCAGCACGGCCCGGTGCACCTGCCCCAGGGAGGCCGCGGCCAACGGCTCCCGGTCGAACTGGCGGAAGAGGGCCTCGGGGGCGGCGCCCAGCTCGTCCTGAATCACCCGGGCCACCGTCTCGTAGCCCATGGCGGGGGCCTGGTTCTGCAACCGGGCCAGCACCTGCCGCACCTCGGGCGTCATCAGGTCCGGGTCCATGGAGACCGCCTGGCCGAACTTCATCGCCGCGCCCTTCAGGTCTCCCAGGGTGGCGACAAGCTTCTCGGCCATGCCCTTGCTGAGCAGCTCCTGCTCCTGGCCGGCCACGCGGCGGGCGCCGCTCTTGAGCACCTCGGCGCCCAGCTGCGCGGAGAGCCCCGCGAGCTTGCGCAACCGGTTGAAGCGGCCTTGAGGCGGGAGCGTGTCGTCGGAGTCGGAAGCCATGGGAATCCAAGTCTTTTAACGGGGAGGCCCCCCTTCCACGCAAGCCACGCGCCTGCATTGCGCGCAGCCGGCCACCTGCCCAGGAGCCTGGCTCAGCGGGGGGCCCCGGTGGTAGGGGCCGTCCCCCTCCTCAGTTGGGCCCGTAGCATGCGCCAGCGCTTGAGGACTTCCCAGTGAAGCGGATCCACGCGCAGCGCCTGCTCATACGCGTCGAGGGCCTGATGCAGCTCGCCCTGGGCCGCGAACGCCAGGCCCGTGGCGAGGTGGAGCGTGGCGCGCCCCTGGGGGACACGGTGCTGAGAGAGGAAGCGGGCCCGGCACTGCTCCAGGGCCGTGAGGGTGAGCCCCTCGGAGAGGCAGCGCAGCAGCCCTTCGAGGTTGCGCAGGCTGGCATCGTACTCCGTCCGCCGTTCCAGGTGGCCCAGGGTGTGGAGGGCCTCGCCGGCGCGGGCCAGCGCCTGCTCCACGCGCGCGCGCAGGGCGGGAGACAAGGGCCGCTCGAGCAGCGGCTCGAGCACCGCGCGGGCCTCGCGGGCCCTGCGGCGGATGCCTTCGGCGGGCGCGTCCTTCGCCACCCCCAGCACCTCGTAGTGGTCCCCGCCTCCCTGGAAGCTCCGGAGCACGGCGTCCACCTGCGCGTCCTGCCAGACCGGGAGGGACAGGGGAACCGGTCCCTTCAGAGGCTCGCCCGAGAGCAGCCGCTCGAAGGTCTGGAGAAAACCCGCCGAGGTGTCGCGCAATTGAATGCCAAAGCCCGGCGACATGCGCCACGCCTGGGCCTGCTCGGCGCACACGTGCCGCACCACCTGGCCCATGCAGTCCAGCTCGCCTCCCGCCCCCTGGAGCCGCAACGCGACGTCCTCCAGCAGGGGCGGCAGGGCGCCTTCCGCGTGGAGGAAGAGGCCCAAGCGGCCCGCGCGCTCCCCCCGCAGCACCCGGGGAGAGGAAGCCCCCTTCACCCGGACCTGCACGGTCAAGGGAGGCCGCGGCGCCGGGGGCTCCGGGCGCACGGCCTGCTGAAGGGCCTCGCGCAGCTCCGCGGCCGAGGCAAAGCGGTCTTCCGGGCGCTTGGCCATGGCGCGCACCAGCACGCGCGAGAGGGCCGGGGGCACCGCGGCGCAGGCCTCGTGTGCCAGGGGCGGCGGCTTCATCATGTGGGCCAGCAGCATCTCGGCCGGGTGGCTGCCCGTGAAGGGGAGCTGGCCGGTGACGAGCAGGTAGCCCAACACCCCAGCCGCGTACAGGTCCGCCCGCCCATCCACGCGCTCGCCGCCACACTGCTCGGGCGCCATGTACTCCGGCGTCCCCAGCAACGTGCCGCTCTGGGTGGCCGTCACCCCTTCCGGAGCGGGTGCCAGGAGCTTGGCGATGCCGAAATCGAGCAGCTTCACCCGGTGCCCACCCTGCGCCGTGGGGACCAGGAAGACGTTGGCGGGCTTGAGGTCGCGGTGGACGATGCCGTGGGCGTGCGCGGCCCCCAGCGCGTCACACACCTGAGAGAGCAGCCCCACGGCCAGCGCGGGCGCCAGGGGCCCCTGCGCGAACGTGTCGAGGCTCTGCCCCTCCAGGTACTCCATGACCAGGTAGGGGCGCCCCTCGCGCAGGTTCAAGTCGAAGAGCGAGACGACGTTCGGGTGTTGGATCAGCGTGAGCGTGCGCGCCTCGGACAGGAAGCGCTCCACCAGCCGCTGGTCACGGACCAGATGGGCGTGGAGCACCTTCACCGCCACGCGCTTTTGGATGAGCGCATGCTCGGCCAGCCACACCGCGCCCATGCCCCCGCGGCCCAGCTCGCGCACCATGCGGAAGCTGCCAAAGTGCTGGCCCGTCAGCGCCTCCGCGTCCACCCCGGGCGCCGGCGAGTCCACGCCGTCCCCATCGCCATCCCAATCGCCGTTCCAACCCATGGCCACGCCCTGTCTCGGCTCACGAATGAGCGTGGGACACTGAGCCCGATCCGGGTGCGGTGTCGCGCAGGAGCAATGGAGCGCAGGGACTTGCACAAGGCCGCCAGGAGACCACGAGGAATTGCCCCAGGCTTTCACCCTCCCCGCCCGGGTCATCATTCCCTATGCGACAATCGTGCCTTGCCTTCATGCCTTGCCCCGGCACTCCCGCGCGCGCGGGCGCCCCTTCCCGCCCATGGCGGACCGCGCGGGTAGAAACTCCAGTCCCCTGTGGGAAGGTTTTACACCTCCTGCGCGCCCGCTCGGGCCCGGCCCAACAACGCGGAGACGGCCGCCGTCAGCTCGCCGGAGGCCACCGGCTTGCACAGGTGCATCTGGAAGCCCTCCTCCAGGATGCGGCTCTGCGCCTCCGTGCGCGTGTCGCCACACAGCGCCAGGGCGGGGATGCGGCCACGCACCTCGTGGTTGCGCATCAGCGCGAAGCCGTCTTCTCCTGGCAACAGAACGTCGCTCACCAGCACGTCGGGACGGTGCCGCGCGAGCGCCGCCAGCGCCTCGGCCAGCGAGGCCACCACCTGCACCTCGGCGCCCGCGCTGCGCAGGAAGCTCTCCACGGACTCCCGGGCCTCGACCGGATTGCCCAGGAAGAGCACCTTCACCCCGCTCAGCGGGGGGACTTCCAACGGCGGGGGGACTTCCAAGGCCTGCTCTCCTGCCTGCTGGGCATCCAGGCCGGCATGCAGTGGCAGCAGCACCGTGAAGGTGGCGCCCGTGCCCGGCCCATCGCTGCGCACCTCCACCGTGCCGCCATGCAGCTCCACCATGGTGCGCACGATGGCCAACCCCAGCCCCAGCCCCCCATGGCCGCGCCCGGTGTTGCCCTGCCGGAAGCGCTCGAAGACGTGCGGCAGGAAGCCGGGCTCGATGCCCTTGCCGGTGTCGCTCACCGTGAGCGCCACGAACGCGCCGTCGCGGCGCGCCTCCAGCCGCACGCGCCCGCCCCGGTCGGTGAACTTGAGGGCATTGGTGAGCAGGTTCCACAGCACTTGCTGAAGGCGCGTGGGGTCCGCCAGCACGCTCTCGGAGACTTCGCCCGGCTCCGCCTGGAGCACCACCCCGCGCGCCTCCGCCGTTGGACGCACGCTCTCCAGCGCGGCTTCCACCACCTCCCGCAGCGGCACCTCGCGCAAATCCAGCGTCAACTTGCCTGCGGCGATGCGCGACACATCCAGCAAGTCCTCCACGAGCTGGCGCTGCAAGCGCGCATTGCGCTCGATGGTCTCCATGCCGCGCCGCCGCCCCGCCTCGTCCAGGTCATCGCGCCGCAGCAGCATCTGCGTCCAGCCCAGGATGGACGTCAGCGGCGTGCGCAGCTCGTGCGAGAGCGTGGCGAGGAACTCGTCCTTGAGGCGGTTGGCCTCCTGGGCCTCCTGCTGGGCGCGCTGGGCGTCGCGGTAGAGCAGCGCGTTGTCCATGGCCATCGCGGCGCGCCGGCCCAGCTCCTCGGCCAGCGCCACGTCCCGCCGGTCATAACGATGGCGCGCCCCGCTGATGCCGAAGGTGAGCGCGCCGAAGTTGCGCTCGCGCGCACGGATGGGCACGCAGATGCGGGACTGGTGCCCCACCTCCCGGAGCAGCTCCAGGTGCGCCTCGTCCGTGGCCATGCGGCGCAGCATCGGCTCGGGCAGCTCGGACAGCAGCTCCGGCTGGCCCGTGAGCAGCACGCGCGCCACGCCCGAGAGGTCATCCTCGCGGGCCGGGTAGCGCTGGTGCAACTCCAGCACCCGCTCGGCCTTGCCAGGCTCCGCGTGCGCCACCGCCACGCGGGTGAGCCCCGCCAGGGACGCGCCTCGGTCGAACACATCCACCGTGCACCAATCGGCGAAGCGGGGCACCACCAACTGGGCCAGCCGCGCGAGCGTGGCGTGGTAGTCCAGCGAGGAGGAGAGCATCACGCTGGCGTGCGACAGGAGCTGGGAGATCTGCTGCGTGCGGTGCTCATCGTCGATGTCCGTCGCCGTGCAGAGAAAACCGCTCCAGGCCTCCGCGCTCGCGGGCAGCGGCGTCACCTTGAGGTGGTGCCAGCGGTACGACTCCGGGCGCCCCATGCGGTGCTGCCCATCCCAGGGCCTACCGAAGCGCAGCGCCTCGCGGATGCCCGCGAGCACCGCCTCGCGCTCGCCCGGATGCACCGACTCCACCAAGGAGTGGGTCTCGGGCCCCGCGCCGTTGCCGCCCAGCAGCGCCGTCCAGGCCGCGTTGCACCAGGCCTGCGTCCCATCGGGCCGCGCCGCCCACACCGCCTGCGGCATGGCGGTGAGCAGCGCCCGCGCATGCGCCTCGCCCTGGCGCAGCAGCGCCTCGCGCTCCTGCTCCCGGAGCCGCACCTCGCGCAGCTTCAGCGCCTCGTTGCGCCGGTGCAGGTCCACGAAGACGGCCACCTTGGCCCGCAGCACCTCGGGCTCGAAAGGCTTGAGCAGGTAGTCCACCGCCCCTTGCGCATAGCCCCGCAGCAGGTGCTGGTCCTCGCGCTGCAACGCGGTGAGGAACAGCAGGGGAATGTGGCGCGTGCGCTCCTGGGCCTTGATGAGATGTGCGGTCTGGTAGCCATCCAGGTCCGGCATCCGCACATCCAGCAGGATGACGGCGAAGTCCTCTTCCTCGAGCCGCCGCAGCGCCTCGCGGCCGGACGTGGCCTTCACCAGCCTCTGGCCCAGGGGCTCCAGCGCGGCGCCCAGCACCACCAGGTTTTGAAGGTGGTCATCGACCAAGAGAATGCTGGCGACGGGTGGCTCTTCGCTCATGAGCAGTCACTCCCACCGGCGGGCGCACAGCCGCGGCACAATGGTGATTGATTTCAAGCGCGGCAACTGGCTCCCCGCAGACCCCTTTTTGCCTGCTTCCCCGGAAGGACAGAGGGCGGGCAGCCAAGCAAAGGTATTCCTGTGTAGGCTGAGCTGCGCTGGAGACTCAGGATACCTTCCCACGACCCACCCGGTTCTTGTCCCAAATGGCATAGAGGATGAGGAGAAAGGAGATGAGCCGCAGGACGTAGACGAAGTGGCGCCGCTCATCGTCCACCTCCAGCAAGGCCAGGGCGAGCCAGTTGAAGCCCATGCCCAGGAAGGCCAGCGCGAAGAAGGCAAAGAGGCGATCCCTCGAAGCCCTCCAGAAGCGCACGAAGAACAGGGCGCACGCCAGGCACCCCATGACCAAGGCTCCGTTCAGCATTGCCTTGAGCACCACCGCTCCCCCTCGCTAGGCCGAATCCCAGATGAGCCCGTAGAGCAACGTGCCAATCCCCACCAAGGCGCTGGCACTGCGCCACACCGCCAGATCCCTGCCCGGAAAGAGCACCAGATCCACGAAGAGGATCACGTTGCTCACCGCCAGGGCCACGAAGCACAGCCCGCTCCACAACAGCAGCCGGGCCCTCGTGCGGCGGTACCCGCGCAGCAGCAGCACCGTGCACGCCAGGCTCGTCAGGCCACAGAGGATGTAGACCGCCTCAACCATCGCCCTCATCCTTGTCCCGTTTCAACCGGAACGCATCCGCGAAACCCCGGACCCGGTCGAGCGGCTTGGAGAAGATGAACGAAATGACACTCACCCGCCGCAGGCTGTAGGTGGCCTGCAGCTCGGCGATGTCCTGCGCATCCTCGGCGCTGACGGGGTGGTAACGGTAGGTGGGCGGGCTGGTGCCAAACTCCATCAGCAGCCGGCGCGCCGACAGGTCCTTCAGCCGGGCGACGGCCGAGGCCTCGGTAATGCGCAGCTCCAAGCTCACGGCCTTCGCATTCCACTCCCGGCTGGTATGAGCCCGCAGCAGCAGCAGGATCTCCAGCTTCTCGATGGAGTCGATGTGCGTCGCGATGAAGCGTTGGACGCGCGGTGGGATAGCGGCATCACTCACACGCCCACCTTGCTCACGATAGTTTGAAGGTCAACTACTTTTCAGCGCTTTCGAGCGAACTTGTTCACGCCTGAGCGGCCCTCCTTCCCAAGTGGGGGGTGCGCGTCATTTGGTGAGGGTGGCCACATCGAACAAGGCCAGGAGCGCCGTCTCGGGCCGTCCGTGCATGGGCGGCAGGCGGGAGGAGTAGGCCAGGGCAGCGCCCTGCTGCTCGCCCAGCCGCCATTCCACGCGGACCCCGGCGAGCACCTCGCCCCGGACGGCCCGGGCGGCCGGCAGAGACTCCTCGGGGAGGGGGAGCCGATCTCCGCCGGTGAGCACGATGTCCGGGCGCAGCCGCCGGGCCTCCTCGTAGACGAGGCACCCCTCGGCGAGCCCCTGGGCGGCGCGGTTGGCGAACAAGGTACGCCCGGTGCCCGGCTCCAACAGCGCCAGGGGCGTGGGCAGCTCCGAGAGCAGCGCCTCCAGCCACCGCTGGTGGTGGCGTCCGGCCTCGAGCTCCTTGCGCAGCGCCTCCTCGCGCCCCCGGAGCCGCTCGGCCTCCAGGCGCTGGTGCAGCTCGGCCCGCTCGCGCTCGTGCTCCCGCTGCAGCGCGTCGCGCAGCGCCTCGGCCTGCCTGCGCACCAACTCCGTCTTGCGGAACAAGTCCACGAAGATGCTCACCTTGGAGCGCAGGATGTCCGGCTCAAAGGGCTTGAGGAGGTAGTCCACCGCGCCCACGGCGTAGGCGCGAAACTCGGGCACCTCGCCCTGGGACAGGGCGGTGAGAAAGACGATGGGGGTGTGGCGGCTCTTCTCGCGCTCGCGGATGAGCTGCGCCGTCTCGAAGCCATCCATCTCCGGCATCACCACATCCAAGAGGACGACGGCGAAATCCTGGTTCAGCAGGTGGCGCAGCGCCTCGCGCCCGCTCCGGGCCACGACGATCGGATGGCCCAGGGGAGCCAGGGTGGCCTCCAGCGCCATCACCCCCTCGGGCTGATCATCCACCACCAGGATGGGAACCTTCTCTCGGGACATCAAACTCATGGCAGTACCTTCATCCGGGTTCCGGAAACGAGCCGCGCCAACCAATCCTTCACCCCGCCCAGCGGCACCCGCTCCACGCCATCGGTCTCTTCCTCCGCGTGAATCACCGCCGCGCAGCCCCCCTGCTCGCGCAGCGCGGCGAGCCCCGCCCACCCATCATCGTGCCCTCCAAAGAGCAGGCCCGCCACGCCGGGCCCATGCGCCTCGGAGGCCGACTCGAAGAGCGCATCGATGGAGGGCCGCTGGCCATGCTCGGCCGGCTCGCGAGAGAGGCAGACACAGCCGCCATCCACCAGCAGGTGGTACCCCGCGGGCGCCAGGTAGACCCGGCCGGGCAGCAGGGCCTGCTTGTCATCCGGCTCCACCACCGGCAACGGGCAGCGGTGCCCCAAGGGACCGGCGAGCACCTCGTGGCGGCCCCGGTGCACCACCAGCACCACCGGCACGGGCATCCGCGTGGGCAGCATGGAGAGCGCCGCCTGCACCTCCGC encodes the following:
- a CDS encoding response regulator; translation: MSEEPPVASILLVDDHLQNLVVLGAALEPLGQRLVKATSGREALRRLEEEDFAVILLDVRMPDLDGYQTAHLIKAQERTRHIPLLFLTALQREDQHLLRGYAQGAVDYLLKPFEPEVLRAKVAVFVDLHRRNEALKLREVRLREQEREALLRQGEAHARALLTAMPQAVWAARPDGTQAWCNAAWTALLGGNGAGPETHSLVESVHPGEREAVLAGIREALRFGRPWDGQHRMGRPESYRWHHLKVTPLPASAEAWSGFLCTATDIDDEHRTQQISQLLSHASVMLSSSLDYHATLARLAQLVVPRFADWCTVDVFDRGASLAGLTRVAVAHAEPGKAERVLELHQRYPAREDDLSGVARVLLTGQPELLSELPEPMLRRMATDEAHLELLREVGHQSRICVPIRARERNFGALTFGISGARHRYDRRDVALAEELGRRAAMAMDNALLYRDAQRAQQEAQEANRLKDEFLATLSHELRTPLTSILGWTQMLLRRDDLDEAGRRRGMETIERNARLQRQLVEDLLDVSRIAAGKLTLDLREVPLREVVEAALESVRPTAEARGVVLQAEPGEVSESVLADPTRLQQVLWNLLTNALKFTDRGGRVRLEARRDGAFVALTVSDTGKGIEPGFLPHVFERFRQGNTGRGHGGLGLGLAIVRTMVELHGGTVEVRSDGPGTGATFTVLLPLHAGLDAQQAGEQALEVPPPLEVPPLSGVKVLFLGNPVEARESVESFLRSAGAEVQVVASLAEALAALARHRPDVLVSDVLLPGEDGFALMRNHEVRGRIPALALCGDTRTEAQSRILEEGFQMHLCKPVASGELTAAVSALLGRARAGAQEV
- a CDS encoding chemotaxis protein CheB, which produces MARRDKHDLIVIGASMGGVEALMALVEQLPRDFPAAVCIVLHISAGHRSVLPDLLSRAGSLPAVHPRDGERLTSGRIYVAPNDRHLLVEEGLVRVVKGPRENNHRPAVDPLFRSAALAYGPRVVGVVLTGAMDCGTAGLLAIQMQGGLTVVQDPKDAYCPDMPRSALEHLKVDHCVPLAGMGALLRRLARSLVPKVAKVPKARSSLDLKREVGKLKGDPKAVNTPPAEGHPSHFSCPDCGGVLFEQDEQGQLRFGCRVGHAFTDKALVSGQHRALDGALWAAVRSLEENAALARRMARHARDRNHAHSALRYEARAREVEHQALLIRQVVMSGSLLPQEASLPAAADSQEQQSN
- a CDS encoding ABC1 kinase family protein, with translation MASDSDDTLPPQGRFNRLRKLAGLSAQLGAEVLKSGARRVAGQEQELLSKGMAEKLVATLGDLKGAAMKFGQAVSMDPDLMTPEVRQVLARLQNQAPAMGYETVARVIQDELGAAPEALFRQFDREPLAAASLGQVHRAVLEDGRPVVVKVQYPGVGESLQGDLDNLGLVVKTVSKAAKRIDGTAYFQELREEMLLELDYRREARLCQNFVRGVERLPDLKVPEVIESHTSGRVLTLELLEGQTLKDWVVTEPSAEERFRVARQLIRAIYGPFFFAGEIHADPHPGNFMVMKDGRLGLLDFGSIKSFSERFVDANRLMFLQAMKREPMDVLGLSREVGFTVELPEEEAEALIRELLAIVGRPMRSEAYDFGACEINRDMRRHFTQNAGRFLKIRPPAEGVMFFRSTGGLMHNLKLISAKGDFRAVYMEVADLLA
- a CDS encoding DUF5985 family protein, with protein sequence MVEAVYILCGLTSLACTVLLLRGYRRTRARLLLWSGLCFVALAVSNVILFVDLVLFPGRDLAVWRSASALVGIGTLLYGLIWDSA
- a CDS encoding serine/threonine-protein kinase, producing the protein MGWNGDWDGDGDGVDSPAPGVDAEALTGQHFGSFRMVRELGRGGMGAVWLAEHALIQKRVAVKVLHAHLVRDQRLVERFLSEARTLTLIQHPNVVSLFDLNLREGRPYLVMEYLEGQSLDTFAQGPLAPALAVGLLSQVCDALGAAHAHGIVHRDLKPANVFLVPTAQGGHRVKLLDFGIAKLLAPAPEGVTATQSGTLLGTPEYMAPEQCGGERVDGRADLYAAGVLGYLLVTGQLPFTGSHPAEMLLAHMMKPPPLAHEACAAVPPALSRVLVRAMAKRPEDRFASAAELREALQQAVRPEPPAPRPPLTVQVRVKGASSPRVLRGERAGRLGLFLHAEGALPPLLEDVALRLQGAGGELDCMGQVVRHVCAEQAQAWRMSPGFGIQLRDTSAGFLQTFERLLSGEPLKGPVPLSLPVWQDAQVDAVLRSFQGGGDHYEVLGVAKDAPAEGIRRRAREARAVLEPLLERPLSPALRARVEQALARAGEALHTLGHLERRTEYDASLRNLEGLLRCLSEGLTLTALEQCRARFLSQHRVPQGRATLHLATGLAFAAQGELHQALDAYEQALRVDPLHWEVLKRWRMLRAQLRRGTAPTTGAPR
- a CDS encoding chemotaxis protein CheB produces the protein MSPLGLLVVGAPREALAEVQAALSMLPTRMPVPVVLVVHRGRHEVLAGPLGHRCPLPVVEPDDKQALLPGRVYLAPAGYHLLVDGGCVCLSREPAEHGQRPSIDALFESASEAHGPGVAGLLFGGHDDGWAGLAALREQGGCAAVIHAEEETDGVERVPLGGVKDWLARLVSGTRMKVLP
- a CDS encoding response regulator, which codes for MSETKIRILVVDDDQDQLVLAERTLSAYGFDVRTHRSSLGVSNLVRSAAPDLVLLDVNIPALSGDKVLSLARAQAPLGTKFILYSASDESKLRSLALSSGADGYISKSVQGADLAKKLTDLYKRGRTAAPAGTAPHALNK
- a CDS encoding DUF5985 family protein; amino-acid sequence: MVLKAMLNGALVMGCLACALFFVRFWRASRDRLFAFFALAFLGMGFNWLALALLEVDDERRHFVYVLRLISFLLILYAIWDKNRVGRGKVS
- a CDS encoding response regulator; its protein translation is MSLMSREKVPILVVDDQPEGVMALEATLAPLGHPIVVARSGREALRHLLNQDFAVVLLDVVMPEMDGFETAQLIREREKSRHTPIVFLTALSQGEVPEFRAYAVGAVDYLLKPFEPDILRSKVSIFVDLFRKTELVRRQAEALRDALQREHERERAELHQRLEAERLRGREEALRKELEAGRHHQRWLEALLSELPTPLALLEPGTGRTLFANRAAQGLAEGCLVYEEARRLRPDIVLTGGDRLPLPEESLPAARAVRGEVLAGVRVEWRLGEQQGAALAYSSRLPPMHGRPETALLALFDVATLTK